In Parus major isolate Abel chromosome 3, Parus_major1.1, whole genome shotgun sequence, the following are encoded in one genomic region:
- the CRLS1 gene encoding cardiolipin synthase (CMP-forming) isoform X1, with translation MNPGSHGHRRDRAWAGRQAGMLQYENPWTIPNILSMARMGLAPVLGYLIVEENFSVALGVFVLAGVTDLLDGFIARNWANQKSALGSALDPLADKILISVLYVSLTCANLIPVPLTSMIILRDAALIAAVFYVRYKTLSPPRTLSRYFNPCYATAQLKPTFISKMNTAVQLILVAASLAAPVFNYVDSIYLQTLWCITAFTTVTSAYSYYHYGRKTVQVIRNK, from the exons ATGAACCCGGGCAGCCATGGACACCGCCGGGACCGGGCCTGGGCCGGGAGGCAGGCGGGGATGCTGCAG TATGAAAACCCCTGGACCATCCCAAATATCCTGTCCATGGCGAGAATGGGTCTGGCGCCAGTTTTAGGCTATTTGATTGTTGAGGAGAATTTCAGCGTTGCCCTCGGTGTCTTTGTCCTGGCTGGCGTGACAGACCTG TTGGATGGATTTATTGCACGGAACTGGGCTAATCAGAAATCAGCACTGGGAAGTGCTCTTGATCCCCTGGCAGATAAAATTCTCATCAGTGTGCTCTACGTGAGCCTAACTTGTGCAAATCTTATCCCAG TTCCACTGACTTCCATGATTATCCTGCGGGATGCGGCGCTCATTGCTGCGGTTTTTTACGTGCGGTACAAAACTCTTTCTCCACCG AGAACACTGAGTAGGTATTTTAACCCCTGTTATGCTACTGCACAATTAAAACCAACATTCATTAGCAAG atGAACACAGCAGTTCAGCTGATTTTGGTGGCGGCTTCTTTAGCAGCTCCTGTTTTCAATTATGTGGACAGCATATATCTGCAGACATTATG GTGCATCACAGCTTTCACAACGGTGACATCTGCCTACAGCTATTACCACTACGGCAGAAAAACTGTCCAGGTGATCAGGAACAAGTGA
- the CRLS1 gene encoding cardiolipin synthase (CMP-forming) isoform X3, translated as MARMGLAPVLGYLIVEENFSVALGVFVLAGVTDLLDGFIARNWANQKSALGSALDPLADKILISVLYVSLTCANLIPVPLTSMIILRDAALIAAVFYVRYKTLSPPRTLSRYFNPCYATAQLKPTFISKMNTAVQLILVAASLAAPVFNYVDSIYLQTLWCITAFTTVTSAYSYYHYGRKTVQVIRNK; from the exons ATGGCGAGAATGGGTCTGGCGCCAGTTTTAGGCTATTTGATTGTTGAGGAGAATTTCAGCGTTGCCCTCGGTGTCTTTGTCCTGGCTGGCGTGACAGACCTG TTGGATGGATTTATTGCACGGAACTGGGCTAATCAGAAATCAGCACTGGGAAGTGCTCTTGATCCCCTGGCAGATAAAATTCTCATCAGTGTGCTCTACGTGAGCCTAACTTGTGCAAATCTTATCCCAG TTCCACTGACTTCCATGATTATCCTGCGGGATGCGGCGCTCATTGCTGCGGTTTTTTACGTGCGGTACAAAACTCTTTCTCCACCG AGAACACTGAGTAGGTATTTTAACCCCTGTTATGCTACTGCACAATTAAAACCAACATTCATTAGCAAG atGAACACAGCAGTTCAGCTGATTTTGGTGGCGGCTTCTTTAGCAGCTCCTGTTTTCAATTATGTGGACAGCATATATCTGCAGACATTATG GTGCATCACAGCTTTCACAACGGTGACATCTGCCTACAGCTATTACCACTACGGCAGAAAAACTGTCCAGGTGATCAGGAACAAGTGA
- the CRLS1 gene encoding cardiolipin synthase (CMP-forming) isoform X2 encodes MLQYENPWTIPNILSMARMGLAPVLGYLIVEENFSVALGVFVLAGVTDLLDGFIARNWANQKSALGSALDPLADKILISVLYVSLTCANLIPVPLTSMIILRDAALIAAVFYVRYKTLSPPRTLSRYFNPCYATAQLKPTFISKMNTAVQLILVAASLAAPVFNYVDSIYLQTLWCITAFTTVTSAYSYYHYGRKTVQVIRNK; translated from the exons ATGCTGCAG TATGAAAACCCCTGGACCATCCCAAATATCCTGTCCATGGCGAGAATGGGTCTGGCGCCAGTTTTAGGCTATTTGATTGTTGAGGAGAATTTCAGCGTTGCCCTCGGTGTCTTTGTCCTGGCTGGCGTGACAGACCTG TTGGATGGATTTATTGCACGGAACTGGGCTAATCAGAAATCAGCACTGGGAAGTGCTCTTGATCCCCTGGCAGATAAAATTCTCATCAGTGTGCTCTACGTGAGCCTAACTTGTGCAAATCTTATCCCAG TTCCACTGACTTCCATGATTATCCTGCGGGATGCGGCGCTCATTGCTGCGGTTTTTTACGTGCGGTACAAAACTCTTTCTCCACCG AGAACACTGAGTAGGTATTTTAACCCCTGTTATGCTACTGCACAATTAAAACCAACATTCATTAGCAAG atGAACACAGCAGTTCAGCTGATTTTGGTGGCGGCTTCTTTAGCAGCTCCTGTTTTCAATTATGTGGACAGCATATATCTGCAGACATTATG GTGCATCACAGCTTTCACAACGGTGACATCTGCCTACAGCTATTACCACTACGGCAGAAAAACTGTCCAGGTGATCAGGAACAAGTGA